The genomic interval AACAAAATGTCTAGACTGCAATTTAATATATTAGTCTCTGGGTTCATTTTGCTGATGCATTGTAGACATCCACCGAAATAATGTTGGATGCTTATTTCCATAGGCCAAATGCTTTCAGGCAGACACTATTTGCAACCTTGCTGACATTAAAACATAGCAGGGTATCATACCACGCTGAAAAATTACAGACAGAGCTTTCCATCTGCTCCAGACGCGCGGTGAAGATTTGAAAACTAGCTGCTGAATGGGGAttatgatttgcaaatcatcatcaGTGATACAAAACCTCAGCTCAACTGGCTTTTGGCTCGGCCTGCTTTTGCTGCTTGCAGGACACTGCAGGTCTGCCTCGATAGGCCTGACTAAAGCAGAGTCCCATTATAGCTTCTTTCACTTATGTTGGAGTATTTATTAAACATAGATGCATGCGCATTgacatttttagtttttttaataaGGTGTTTTCTCCTGGAATTCACTCTGCCTGTTCCAGTCTTGGCAGCGAGTGTGGCCTGATCGTGGCAGTTGAGAGTCCCTGCCAACCGCGTACGATGAAGTCTGGCAGCCAGTGCCCAAATGCTGCCATAAATCTGGACGCCTGTGGGCACACTCCTCCCAAGGGCAAGCCCCCTTACCCACACTTTTTGCTCACagctttaattcattcattgctaAACATGTCTTCCCCTTCTTATGTTTTGAAATAACGCTGATGTCTGAATTTATGCTAGCTGTGGTTTGCAGGAGCTGCTCTACAGTGTGCTGTCGCTAGCCGGGCGCTCTCTGCAGCAGGGTGGAAATTTAGAGCTGTGGCCATATTTTAGAACATTAGCAGAGCAGGAGGAGCCAAAGAAAAGAATTAAGTCTCGTTTAAACCTCTGTTAAGGTCCTTATCTTCGAAAATGTCTGTCTGGCAGAATAACACTTTATAAGACACACATTCTCAAGCATCAAACGAAAGAAGCAATTTCtggaaaatcaaatcaaatctggCAAGTGAGGCCAGACTGAAGCCTTTCCGGTTCTTCCATTGTTTGGCTGCTGGACCTCGTGATAGATTGTTGAAGATAatagaatgaactctgagtatattattttacacagtcaTGTTACATTAGAAATGTTGCTCCTGTGTCTTGTCTTCTATCCAAAGCAATATAAAGACAATAAAGGTGCAAGAGATGTGCCTTGGACGTGCTTCTTTACATTAAATATGACAGGGCCTCGTTTTCCACGGTTTACTCAAGGGCTCCGTCCTTTCAGTCGACCAATTACTAATCATCCGATGTACAATGGGGTCTGTAATACCTGTCCAAATGCAGACCAGAGGATTCTGGTGTTTTCTTCTTGATCCAAAGACCATTTAGATATATTTTTATCCTTACTTTCCAGATATTTCCAGCTAATACAGATTTATAGTTTTGAGGATATCTGTTAGTTTGGATTTCACCCAATCCAGCTGTTCATCAGTCCATGACAATATTCTGGTCCAAATCAGGCCATGATTCTCTGCATTAAACAGCCCTCAGACATCCATGTGTTGGAGTCTTAATCCAAGATACAAATCATTATATTGAACAAACTACTtctgaataaatacatttgtaagtAAAGATATTAAACTACAAATATTAAACTACAGGGACAGATGAATAAACCCTCTTTCTGGAAAAATTGGTATTtgtgtgaaatgtaaaatttttaTTCTCTTGaaactttattaacaaaagttcacaaatatatatttccctTGTTTTCATAAAAGCAACTTCATTGAAACATTTGATATCTACAACAACTTGGAAGACACAACATGGCCAAAAAGAGACTATTCAGCTTCCACGGGTTTCAAACCCTCCACAACAGGCAGGTGAATGCACAGGAATAAAAGCTTAAAGAAAAAAGTGTGtttgggtatatatatatatatatatatatatatatatatacacacagtttaTACTGGAATTGGTTCCAGGTCACTTCACTCACAACCTTAATAAAACATTGCATAGTGCATAGTATTGAGATATAAGCAATGCAGATCATTCTGAAAACTTTAAATCATCCCTATATtgcttataataatatattaaattatattttataagcaATGGTTTTACTGTATTCTTTAACAAATAATGACCAGAAGAATATCTGTATATGTTCAGTACGGGGAGAGTGTGAGGATCTGTAAAAAATAGCAGGGCTACAGCTAGAATGACTATGTGGATACTTAAGTATACTTAAGTGTATTAACTATAGAATTACTTTTGTGTAATTTAGTCAGTTTTTAAATTCTCCCAATTTTCATAAAAAAGCATAAAGCCTTTTGAGAATCTATCACGTTTGTTGAGTCATAAGCTGTCCaaattaatcattaaaaaataCCCTAACTATGTTTCagcaaaatgataaaaatgggTAAGTGTACAGCCTCCAGCTCATTTTGGTCAATTCCTTTCATTTTCAAGAAAAAGCACTTATTTTCTTGGAAAGTGCATCTTCTTCACATTCAGCACATCACAAAATCGGCACGGAAACATTTATTgttaaagaaaatacatttccaAACGTATTTAAATGTCATAAGAGAGTTTATGAATCATGAGGTTCTTCTTAAAAAAATTACCAAAATTCTTACCAAAACGGGTAAGAATATAAACCATAGAAAATATACTTCCCTGTCATAGAAATGTTTGCTGAATCAAGTTCTCTCCAAATTCACcttacactttcagaaaatgtttacattttcagtGAAAAAGTCAAAAATAAGTAAGGTATTTGGTCATATATTAGTCGAGTTTTCAGTACCATTCCTTTCATAAAATTACCTGCACTGGCCTAAAAGACAAAAATCGGACTTCataaaaatgtaagtaaaaCGACCAAATTATAAAAGACTTAAGTCTTTTATTCTAaactatttttttgtttaatatttgaattatttaattttttgtgaaACATGATAACAATTGAAAAAATTAATCAACATGTCATGGAATTGTTTGCTGAATCATAAACTGTGCAAATTAATCATGAACCTCACCTTACAAATTTTCAGGAAAATTACCAAACAAAGGTAAAACTATAGCTGTAACTTAAAGactattatttgtattttattttattttttttaatgtaaaaatgtcaaaatataaataaaaacagaatgcaaacagtttaaaccctatatttaattgaaaacaacacaaagaaaacactttaaatattgAAACTAAGAGATTTTGTAGTTCACctccaatattcacacattatgaatttgatgccagcaaaatgtttaaaaagcatCATTTTTAAAGGGGAAGATTGtgccattcttgcttgatattAGGTGTCTGCTGCTCAACAGTTTGGGTGTCTGTTATAGTATTATTAATTTCATAATAGTGGTAAATAAATGGCAAAATATAGAGTATATCATTGCTATACAATGAAAAACATCCATCTACAAAAACAGCAACGTTACAGGAGAAggcaaaaaaacatgtaaaaaaattatggagaatttttatttgtccattcatcatgaaactttCACAAGTTCAAATTGAGTTCAAATGATGTGgtcaaataaaaatcaaaatcaaaagtTGAGACGTTTTTCATTAAACAGCAATGTCATGTTCagaatttttgttttattttttcagactGTGCActtataacagtaataatagttcttgtttgtttgtttatttttatttatttatttattttttttttggggggggggtggtttgAATATCTACACGTCATAAGAGAGTGCTCAAAAATCCAGTCTCAaaattctcattcattcatttgatcCACAACTGTCGAGTCCTTATCTTCAAGCTTATTACAGTCTATTTTTAAATTCCTCAGAAAACATGATGCACATGTCCTCACAGAATGGATGAGAACCCTATTTCACATATCCCCTATAaattcctcacacactggaGCACATCGCACAGAGAACTATCACCATAGTCACTGTCTCATCATAAAGCAATTCAATAACAATCACTTCTACCTCTTTGTTCCTGCAGATTGAGACTATATAACGTCATTCAGTAATTAATAGCAATCCattcaataaaaatattgtaaaaagaaaaacaaatcccATTGTATATAagcattttgtgttttataaatgtacCTGAAAATGTCTGAGCTGTGTTTTTGCATAAATATTGATAGCTACACCTGGTCCTAGTGCTGGGTTAGAAAGACTGACTCCTGTATTCATCAAACTGTTACATGAGATACTTGTAAAGGCTGATGTCACATAATGCTGTGATTAAAATCAGACAAAAAAAGCCCTGATCCACAGCATTACATCTTCTTGACTGTTGTGTAAAATTCATATTGATAAAGAATTATGTTGATTTGTATTTAATGCTTTCTAAAATCTTTAGTCTGAATGGAAGCTGCTTTTGTTGGCTGTGCCTGTCATGACACAATCAGCAGAAAACAATGGAGAAGCACATTTCAGCGAGGCAGCATCTGTCTGAGGAACCTGAGAGCGCTTGGAACTTTCACTTCAGACGCAGAACGAACAGAGTGCAAATCTTAAATGATAACTGACCTGAATAACTTTATAATTTAAGGCTAAATGTGTACCGATATTTCTCAAATTAACTATATTTGTctgaaatttaaatatgtttatgaaatGTGAACATGTGCAATAACTGGTCttacaatgtacaacaaaatgtgtattttaactgttatctgtggcagtgaaaacacacctgGAGAGGAGGGCAGCTATCCCcggcgcccggggagcagttgggggttaggtgccttcctcaagggcacttcagccacgGCTTGAGGGAAGAGAGTACACTTCCTTCACGCCTCCCTCCTCCACTTTCCTGTTGGTTGTGGGGATCAGACCCAAACCTTCCGGTCGCAAACCTGCTCCTGTACACATTAAGCCAACCCCACACAAGGTCCAAAgctataatattttattaggtGAAATTTCAAAAGCTTTCCTAGAACTAAGGCTACTCCTAAGTCATGATCTTTGTGTTGAGACAGCCTTGGATGGTCCAAACTTACACAGTAATGGAATCATGACCAAAGCGTAGCTGCACATCTGCCCGATACTATGATTTAGATCCGAAACATTTCACAGGTATGGAAAGCACACGCAGACAGCGTTTGAGCACTCATCTGAGCAAACATCTCCCTCAGCTTACTCTAGAATTCACAGAGCACTGTAACGGAAAATGAAGAAATCACAGAGGCTTGGAGATACATTCCTGAGCTGCTCATATTTAACAAGAATGCTTGAgctgaagggggaaaaaaatacgaGTGAAAAAAGAGCCTTATTCACAGAGATTCATTATGATTTAAttaaaaccattattttatAATGCTACTTTGTCAGttcaaacaaatattttacTATTACAAATAATTTATCAGCAAATATTTATAGATCCACTTGGATGTGCAGTAACAGTGTGTTATACTGTTTGCATACATTCTCTTGAATTATAGATTCAACAGAATAAGCCAGCATCCTGAATATCAGTGATGATTTCCATCCAGACATGAACAAAATAAGCAgggaaacatttttttaaaaaacataacattTCATGATTTAAACAACCAAAGCGAAAGGttccacacggacacaggacaAACAGGACACGCTGAAAAGGGTCAGCAGAAGAAAAACCTTTATAATGACCTGCAGCTGTCACTGGCTTACACTAGATAAGTGCTACAGCCTGTCACCTGCTAAAGAGAAATAGCCGTCATTAGCAAATGGCATGAAAAACAGAAGACTCCACACaccactggggaaaaaaaggataAACTCACTGAagtaaacactgaaacaaaaaccTTCAAATACACACAGGGGTTTCTTACAAATGCAGGTACACGGTGTCCTCAGGGAACATGAAAGGCTTACACTGGAGCCTGTCTTCCAATAATAATGTGATTACTAAACTGTTTTGTTTGTACTATTTGTGAGAATACtgagttatataataataataataataacagattttaaaatacaaaactaACCTTAAGGAAAATGTTGTCACAAACTCAGTGAGGCCAGGATGAATGTTTAAGGGCAGACCGAGAGtcactttttccttccactaTTCTTCTCCCAGgactttttaaaacatgtaCAGTATAAATCAGTGGTGTCAATCAGTTTGATTTATAAGCCTTTCAACTGCATGTTCTTAAGTAGTCAGTCCAAGTCGATAAAAGCGGTAAAATGAAGGTCCAACATGATGGTGACGCTATTATTCACAAGTATTGTGCTACACGGAATATAAAGATATATTTTGGGGGTCATGTAGAAAAGGGaatgtatgtatgcatgtgtgtgtgtgcgtgtgtgtgtgagtgagtgaaactagTTGTTACTTGTTATTTACTACTCTATTACTCTACCCACCTCTGTGCAAAGTCATCTTTAAGAAGTGTGGTGTACACAGGTGAGCATTTACTGTTCTGTAGATAAGAAACACAAGGcggcaaacacacactggagtgcACATACAGCTCCTATGTACATGCACTCACAGTTTTCCCACAGTTATAAAGACTGGCCAGGTCTGTGAAAGGATTCAGTTTTATGGTTACATTTTGTCACCCAAAAGTCTGCACACCCATGGATGCAGTTCCCTGTTTACTACTGATCACCATAACGACTCAAGGCACTTACGGGACTCTGTCAATGCAGTTTCATGTGTGCGGTGACAAGTAAGCCCCTGAGCAAATCCCAGacacaacaaaacataaaattaaacaaaccgTCTAAAACGCTCAACATGTATGTTCTGTGGGCATGTTCATAACAGTTTTGTGCATCTGGCTTTGAGCATGTTTATCTTTGTGTGTgcgcatctgtgtgtgtgtgtgtcagagtgagagagagaggcagttaAGGCAGAGAACAATAACAGCTCCCTGTTGCATTCTGTGGAGTGTCTTCAGAGAGGTGCACTTCACTCCTCTTTCCTTCACTCTCCCACAGCCCTGGAGTCTGCAGGATCTTCTCCACCAGCTCCTCAAAGGCACACTCCACCCCGTCTCGTGTCTTAGCACTGGATTCTGCAatagggagacagacagaaacagacatATAGAGATAGAAATAAATCCCAAAAGGCACTGGTTAGAGGCTTTCATTCAAAACGTGGACTTGGTCCTTACTGTATATGATCACAATTATGTAAACATCTGTCCATCTATTATGTTTATCAGTGCCCCCCATTTGTCCCAAGAATggtattttaacattttagcaaaataaatgagtaattgTTTCTCTGCAACAATATATGATGAGCATTtttccaaaaaataataaaaaacagttCATGATGTGGCGGGATCGTAAAAATTTCCCCTAGTTTATGACATATTTTCCCCTTGATAATAAAAACACTAGAATCATTGCCCACTGCTCTAGTTTCAGTAATCAACACTGATTAGAATGAACGAGATTCTCTTAATTTACCTATGAATAACATGGAATGTTTTCTAGCAAACTTCATGCCTTCATTTCGGTCCACCTCACGGTCCTCCTGCAACAGACAAAATAGGAGAAGGCACAACAGAGGGAGTGATTATATATCACAATAACACTGCTACAGAATTACAACCATGAGTATCTTCAGCCACTCtccctttacattttaaaaattaagaaaaaacaatTGGGTTAAACACATACATCAGCAAAtgctaaaataaacatgaaagcTACTTTTTTTTCATTGCAACAAAGATCAGCGAGCTAATGTCTGCCAGAACAAAATCAAGTGTATTTGAGCTTTTTATACCTCATACATGTGACAATCTGCTCTGAACTAACATTAaagaaactgagaaaatgtaGTACTGGCCAAGAGGTAGTAAAAATAGATGtcaaaacacaaactaaagctaAGGATGCCATTTTAAGAGGATATGTGAGCGACTGAAAAttccattaaaaatgtatatagaaGCTAAAATCTATAGTGCAAGTGTCTACTGCTTTTTCAGGATTGAACCTGGACCCAAATTAAAATCTTTGGAATATTCCAGAAATCAAAATATATGAGAGAATAACTGGCATGTCAATGACGTCAAGGGAAGCTGAAAGAAAgcagctgtaaatgtgaattaagattaaaaatattgaaaaataaatggTCTAACAGTCATGGTTTTAAGACTCTACAGATActtgaataaataaaagtgcaTAACACAAAAGAATCCCCAGTTCATCATGTGCCACGCACTTGGAAATGTACCTTGTCTATTTTATTCCCCACCAGCATCTTGACAAGATCGTTTCGTGTGCAGTAAGTCTCCAGCTCATTCAGCCAGGTGCTCAGCTTAATAAACGTCTCTCTCCgtgtgacatcatacactgttaTAAACATACATTTCACATAGTAAACACATGTTCAAGCTCATCTGCACCGACTCAGAGAGTGAGGATCATGGCAGAAATGCTATTTTATGTATCACACTCTAAAACTGTGACAAATCCAGCGTTATTTTGCCCATATATGGATTTTTCTAGAATTgttggacaagctttatggaAAATCTTCTATGAATCCCATCTGCCACTAACATCAGCTCATGTACAAAACTGAAATCTTATCTCTATCCAACACTGAGATTATTAACACAAAGTTAATAACATGCTCAGGACAAAAACTTAATAAATGTTGATTGCATCAGATTTTCTGTAAAGTTTGTCTAACTGTGAAACACAGGCaaattcaatatttttttctgcaatattttgtttgacacattttATACAGAGGTTCCTCAAAGAGTTAATAAGTTATTAACTCACCCAGTATAACACCTTGGGCTCCTCTGTAGTAACTAGGTGTTAAGGTACGAAATCGCTCCTGACCCGCcgtgtcctttttttttaaaagagaaaaaagaaaggataACAGCCAGACAGATTTATACAGAATAATTGATTCTCACACGGTAGAACCCAGACAAAGTAAATTTTTTGGAACAGCCAAATTactgaatattaaaataaattgagcCTACAAGATGGGGGTTTCTATTTCAGACTTAATACCTCGCATTCCAGTCCCGAAAAATGGAGAATTCCATAGAAAGAAGGTGACTATTTCAATGTGATTTAATGTCTGGTACGAATAACTGGTGGAACACTGTCCTCTGCTGGTAGACAgtagattttgtgtgtgtgtgtgtgtgtgtgatccccATCCTAAAACTTTGCAGCTGTATACACATAACATGTTTTGAAATGTGAGGCGCAGAGAACTGACAGAAGCTATTTTGCAGAAAATAGTgtcaaaaaatgtgaaaaaaagaaGGCCTGAAATGTTTGACTACATACCCAAATAGCTAACTTTGTCTGGTTCCCATCCACAGCAATTGTCTTCACTTTGAAATCTACACCTGCGTTTAACAGAGATATTTATGTAATGCACACTccgtttattaaaataaaatgaaatcagATCCAAACtaaagttttattttctaaatctTTAAACTTGAATCCAagccataaacaaacaaaactcttTCCAAAAAGTGAAACCAAGATCCTCCCTGAAACTAAACCTGGAATTCAAGACAAAAGGCAATATATAATAGGAATATACATTCAAATATGTAATAAAAccatataaacatttattaataaaatatttgtacttAAAAGGTGTAattaatatttcagtaaaaatatagtaaaatacaaaaaccatggtttaaacacaaataataaaaaaaataaaataaataaaccaggcGATAGATTCACAGACCAGCTGCAAAAAAAGCATGTCACTTCAAACAATGATTCGGATTATAAAACAAAGGGATGAAATAGATGGAAAAATTGTGGATACTGTTCCTGCGGTATGTTTATGGCTAATCCATGCATACACAGCGAGAGATCCTCTACAGGTATGTGGAGCAAGAGGTCTGCCAGGCAATAAGCCTAGCGCATGCAAAGAATTTAAACCATTTATTACTAAATGGGGATTTGTGGCTTTATCTCGCACAGATAAAACAATATTACAGACATGACTCAACTACCTGTGGCATCGCTCAGCATAGCCATCACTGcttcacaaaaaaacagaacaacagTGACATGGCGGCAGCAAGGAAATAAATCTCTATGTTTCCTTTCACCACAGTGAGAGAGCTGGAGATCCACGCTGACAGATTTATCAGAGGAAGGCACTGGGGGATATCTAGGCCCATTTAGAAGCATTGATAGGGATTCGAACTCATCTGGTTTGGTGTGAAGTGCTTTTAAAAAGCATGAGATGGTAACACAGCAATATACAAGCAACTCACATGTGCACATGAGCATCAGCAAATACAAAGATTAAAATAATGACTGCCTAGGATGGCTGTCCAGTGGCCCTCTGTTAAAATCAGTTTGACTTGGACCCAGTAGAGAATGCGTGATGCAttttgaaatgcaaaattttacAAACAAAGTTTTGAATAATTGCAAAGTATTGGACTTATTTGCAGAAAGAATGGGACAGAATTAAACTTGATATGCTTCATCGCTTTGAGTCTTCAGTGAAATTGCTAAATGCTTTGGGTTTTGAATATTTCTTTAACATTTTGCAAGAACGAAATTTAAATTTATTGAATATGAAGAAGAAATCAGTATTGTAATGTTTTGAATGTATTAAGGTGCAAAAACTATTTACAAATTCCTGCTTTCATCTTAAATTtgcattaatattaaaattcccaATAATGTTCCAATTTATTCTTATTGGggatttaaaggctaagcaccagctctatgaaagtgtcaaacaaataaatacagtggaatttgagttcctaactagtgtttattgatagtcagaaaacatgttgtttcttactaattcaaggaataaggcttaaaagaccgttggtcttttgctattgctaggctattgtcatgaataatgttggttatttagctagatactgtcataacagtcagtcataacggtgttttaccgcggcgttgttcagctgttgtccaccagtgacgtcacggttgcgttcaagaatctccgtagagagctcgggtttttccgtcaatttaataaaattgtcagttttaaagcaaattaagttgctattttcattttaattcatacttatatctgtcagtgattacaataatgtgaaatattcatggaggtctaTTAAgtagtgcttagcctttaagttttGCAAAAACAAGTAGGAGCAAATGTGtaccattaaaaatgtaaagccactgttaaaaataaaaaatattttttatatattaaaaatctaCTACTAACGTGTCaaagaatttattttttttttgacacaaataaatgtctaaatatAGATAGCAAAAAGATTACATGCAACTAGCATTGTATCAGTATGGAGTTTCTCTATAGTTTCACtataaattaatttttgtttACAGGGACTTACTTATGAAACTAACAAAAGTGCATTCCAATGTAAATCATCGCAATAAAGTTAGTATAATATCATTTGGCCCAATCTTGTAAAATCCGAGTAAGTTATTTAAATGACACTGACATTCACATTCAAGTaacatttaaacacactttTATCATTACAAAATAGTACATAGAACAGGGTGAGAGGAATAATAtcatagaaataaaaataaaataaaagtccctcattatttaaaattgtgtgtagcgGTTTACTTCAAATTACCGATGGTTGCCCCAAGTTCAGGATCAAACATGTCATCCGTGAACCTCAACAGGAGACTGAGTGGAATggcagcgagagagagagagagagagagagagagagagagagagagagagagagactattactttttaaaaaaaaatatgttatatAATGAAACACAAAGTACCAAAAATGTACCTGAAATTGATGTGTTTCAATAGTTCAGGATTAGAATGGATATCATAATGCTACACAATAATGTCTCAGTATCACAGTTTGTGCCTGTGATTTCACCACCAAAAGCACATTTTTTTGTTACATAATTTTTCTCAATAATTATGAAATAATCTCTTCACCCTTTACAGATTTCTGACAGATTTGTTGTGAGCTCTTACGTTATCGTGTGTTGTTTCTCTGTTAAATTGTTTCTTAAAGGGAGGTTACATGAGGGTGATTTATTGATgcctttaaaacatttgtgaTGGGAATCAACGGCCAATTAACTTACAAGTGTTATGACTTTTTGAAAGCAATAATGTGCTAACCGCATGGTGTTAATTAATGCTGGTCATGTACTGGTCTATGCGAGTTAATTATGGTGTAACTGGTCTGAATGCCGTTGCTCTAACCTCGTCTGTTACAGGTCTGTGCTTGTCTAAGACTGTCTGGTACTGGATAATTCTGGTCTAAGCTAATTTATTCTGCTTAATGCTTGTCTGTTTTAACAGTGTCATGTAGTTCGAATAACATACCGCTTTACCACACAAGCAACTGCTgaatcatttattaaaataatcctCATAACAGCCTCTAAAACATATCAACATATGCCGTATACTGATATTTTGTAGCATTACTGCTAAACGGTTCATGAGGATTTTCCGACTCTTATTTTGTAGCTTAAATTTCAGTAACGTTAGCCAACACGGAGCAGCTTTAATTTCTTAGAAATACGTCCAGAAGTTTCTTACCTGGACTTTCCTACTCCACTTTCTCCAATTATTAATAGCTTCAGCGTCGTCAAAATGTCTTCGTTCATTTTTAAAATCGTACAAAATGGttgaaattaaacaaaaagttAAAACGACCAGCACTTATATaagttttattttgttgatGGTGTCGTTTCTTGTTCTCTACTTTAAAAGGCTGCTCGGCggtaaaaaaacattaaactcTTGTGGTGATGCCACCTAGAGGACGTAGAATGTACAGCAGTGTTACTTTTGGTGTAGAATATGATTCACGTATCTACCACTAGAGGGCCCTGTAATGCCAGTGATCAGAGCTCACCGTGTATATTTGAACAAAGGATTACCTCAAGACTacaaacatatttatatgtacTCAGATCTGGGATTACACAGCGATAATGTGTTATAAATGTTTAGATTATGATGTGGGTGGATGTTAGGACAAAAATGAACTGAAAATCACATCAGgcttaaaagcattttttttattacagctgTTTGTCGCCAAGTTAGCAACAGTCTTCAGAAAAGTACAATAGAGTAGAAAAATTCTTTAAggtgcaaaacaaaacaggtttattttaattcattcaaaTGGCAACCCCACCCTCCCAATCTTTTATATCTGAAGCAATATCTGTAACAGTTCACATTTAACGACATAGTTTGTTAGTTTGTGTGAGGCAGAGACAGTTCAGGGTTGTCAGCTAAGAGGCTTGTTCTCTGTACCCTCTTTATAGTATTCTCCAATCTAACATTATTAATACTGTTTTCTGTGTTTCGAGGTGGAAAATTTGAAAGACGTTGTATTAAAGTCAAAGTTAGTGTAGTTTGGGTACATTGTTAaatgaccaattaaatgtttacagagaaggttatcgaccaataacggtagctctacaggcagaccgtccaatccgaagattctAAGCTATTTCagcacgcccccttctcactcaagcgaaccaatcggagtagggcaGGGCGGGACtatgtgaacgaaact from Hoplias malabaricus isolate fHopMal1 chromosome 3, fHopMal1.hap1, whole genome shotgun sequence carries:
- the rab18a gene encoding ras-related protein Rab-18a, with the translated sequence MNEDILTTLKLLIIGESGVGKSSLLLRFTDDMFDPELGATIGVDFKVKTIAVDGNQTKLAIWDTAGQERFRTLTPSYYRGAQGVILVYDVTRRETFIKLSTWLNELETYCTRNDLVKMLVGNKIDKEDREVDRNEGMKFARKHSMLFIESSAKTRDGVECAFEELVEKILQTPGLWESEGKRSEVHLSEDTPQNATGSCYCSLP